The DNA window ATTTCTCTGGAACTTTCAaatagacagaaaaaaatgacaggtGAGGAATAAGAAGTATTTCGCACTGAAGTAACAACTtaatatgtatataaaaaGTATAGAAAAGAGTAGAGAAAGACAAATAATTGgtcttgtgaaaaaaaaaaaccacaagacATCAGCGAAACTGCGAAATTCGCCAAAGACAGCGCCGAGAGTTCGCGAAATTTGGCCGTTCCATAAATTTCTGGCCGTAGAACAATAAATTTCCTTTATAATCGCTATGAAGGCTGTAGATTTCGGGAATTCCGCCCCGCTCCTGCATTCCGTTGATGAAAAGCGCAAACAAGAGACGTAGACACCTCCACgtgaaaaagattaaaaaagagAGTAAATAATTATTGTTTCAAAGGAAAGACACCATACAGCAGAATAACTTCTGTTCGGATATTTCTTGATATGATTTTCAATTGATTTCCGCATATATAAAATCCTGAAATCCtattccacaaaaataaacGATAATTTTGACGATTAGGAGCAACAATTTCGGATTTAAGAGCAAAAATGATGAGATAACTATATTCACTGCATTTTAATACGACAATTAGCTACATTTGGTGATAACGAGCTATTcaaattctcaaaatatttCCCTTATTCCAATTAGAATAAATTCGTTATTCCTTTAAATATCATCGACTAACTCATACTTTCTCACCAATCGAATAATTCGACGATTTTTCCTTTGGGGCTTATTGGATTACCCGCTTTGTATAGGACAAGTTGCGATATCATCTTTTATACTATTGTTTTTAATGTTCAAACAATTTATTGGTATTGAATATCGAATATGTTGTAAAATTAAAACGTTAATTTTTAGACTTTAGTCGTAATGCCATAAATTTTCCACTATCGCCGAAATCCGGGAGATGGTTGAACACTGGTTGACCGTACTCACGAAATATTTCGAACGGAATTTCGTAGAGCGTTTGGAATTGCATctgaaatgagagaaaaatttgaattttttttagtctgAGTACCACAAAAGTAAATCGAAGAATTAGTTCTTCAGAATGTTCGATTTTCGATGAACCATTAATTAAGGtgattcaattcacaatcttAACAGTCAAATCTCTCCCTGTTGTACAGACAGAACCGATGTTGTTACGTTAATGgctaaaaaagaagttttagaGTTTATAGTAGACTCAAATAGCTCTGTTTCGGTTCCGAAAATACCACTGAGTTATTTAAAACTTCGACTGGTTCAGAACAGCTTGTACGATGCCATTTGCGCAACATaaaactgtattatttgttccattttttatcctcccagacaagtttggcaccattttatcgaccccaAAAGGACGATAGggttggtttgcactaggatGGTTTCCAagcatcgaccgtgtggctacgacggacctctaaccgactgcgccacactcggAGGTTGGAATCCGCCCCAGAATTCACCAAGccgttcatccctccggggtggATAAACTGACTtccctgggaggataaaaacactaacttgacacatcggctagccagcGGAAGTCATTTATGGGCCAGTGACACGTTCgtgaatctcaaacgattctgaattgaagtgaacttggaGGCCcgtcccaaacggattgactAGCGCCAGAAACttaatcctttatccttatttgtTCCATAGGTAGACCAGAAGATTGCATGAAATACAGTGTAATCTACTTGATTTCTTGCGCGAGCTGTGGCAACGAATAAGTCGATGAAACAGCGCGACCGCTATGTACATTCATTTCAAAGAGCATGTGAATCGCAATAATAACAAGTCAAGAGGATCGACATCCTTAGGCACCCGTAGAAAATCAGAGCACGATGGAGccaattttcaaattaaaggcatcactccacgaggtggtacggatttcaggtggagtactcgtatacgggatcggagactatggagaggggggggggggtgattccatccatttcttcctaattgccgtaaaaaaactgcccggaatatacggcttcaggcgttctggcgcactattttccacagggagttcgactggagcgcgccagccttgagtctcgccgcatcttccgggccgttttttacggcaattaggaagaaatggacggaatgacTCCCTCTTTATAGTCCgccatcccgtatatgaatgctccacctgaaatctgcaccacctcagattcgtggggtgatgcctttaaggttcaAACCTTCATGTGCGAATCTAGAATGTAGGCTTCAAAATCGCCGGACGCATTTTGCCTTTAGCATTTTTTCCATGGTATCTTTCCACGCCAAAACCCCTATGGTGAACGGCAAGGGAGAATGTCCCTtgattacgcgggaactcggaTGGCATTTCTCATTTAACTGAGACATTTGAATCAATCACCCTGGTGGTCGATTAGTCAATATCAATAATCAATATCAGACCTCTCCACTCCAAGATCATTTAGTGCAGTCGCTACATTAGTTGTTGAAAGACTAGGTTTAGAGTTTCTACGTGGAGTTCTGTAGAGAGCTGACCGCTtagattgtgaattgaattgGCCATTTCAGTCTGTAAAGAAGGCGATTTCCCGAAAAGTTAGTCGATAAAATCCactaacaacctcgtgtatcAAAAAGCAACACAATTAACGTTCACGTTTACAACTAATTTTTAGCCTTACagcaaaaacagaaatatagcagggtcaaaacaTGAATCAGgagtgcagttgcggtgcatttgggaacgcgctcgaaacggcgcagtggaggtAGCAGTTGGAGTGGGGcagtcgcaaactgcagcaatgagtaGTGCCAACAAGGGTTTCGCCACGCTCTCAGCCGtcacgctccaccgaagcgcctcgcgtacgcaattgcgtacctGCTTCATTTCCTCTCGACCTTACTATGTTATTCTTACAGTTAAGTGGCAAAATCGATACTACTTACTTTCCTGAGAATTTCTTCCGATTGAAACGAGGTTACTGCTGATGCCACCCAGTCACAACCTTCTGATCGTGCTAATTCTATCGCTTTGCGTGTGAGCGCTTTAGCTATACCTCggctagaaataaaaaaaaacatttccctGACGGGTTTCCAATGTGATGTATTATTTCACCGAACCCTCTATAGCTTGAATGAACGCATAAAGCGTTGATCTTAAACACTTTGACACCGGTTCCGAGTAGTTGCTTTTCTCTGTGTTCTAATGTTTTGAGAAAGGTAAATAATTGATTAGCATTCCGCTGTCTGTAGGGaccattgaaaatttctgtgaaaaaGTCACATTTTAAAATACCCTATCACACGGAGAACTTTGAAAGATGAGAAGCAGAACGGAAATTTCTCACGAACCTTCAGCAAAATCGTGATTGTCAACATCTATTTCTTGTTGAACTgtttcttcgttgtttttatATGTTTCGACCCGACATAAACATATAGCGACCAGTCTATATAAAGTAAAACATCTCTCACTCGCTACCTCTCAAAATCAATGTTTCACGTTTAAAGTTTGTCTTCCCGTATATGTGATGTTAATAATAgtatgttgttgttattgtttgttgCTTGTCAATAATTGTTCCATCCAAACCAATCCTCAAGACATCGTAAAATTTCCTGGTTCTCTTCTATTCagaatctcaaaaattcactTAAGAAAGCGACGGACGCATacatcaaatattttgttcGGCTGCATTGCGGTTGCGTCGCGGGAAGCGAGCTTATCACGGAAAGATAAACAAAGCGGATTCATTCTTAAAAGGTAGCGCAAGAGAAGAAAGAGCAAAAACTTTAGTCACTCATCCTTTTATAGGTTCTAGCTGACTGGATGCGGGAAAAGGACTGACAAGTACCTGTCCTGATCATAAACAAcagtagaaaatttttcgtttgagTATCCATCTTTAGCCATGTCATCAAACAAATCCTCAACGTCGTATCTAGTTACAccttaaaaaaacttcatagaaaaaaattttttcttattattatttagcgCATTTGGCTCAACATCGTCTAGTTGTGTCCTTCTTTGTGCGACTGCGGGATCAGAGGGGCATTAATTCGGTACCGTAGGTGCCCATGCACCCATGGAAACCGCTGAGAAGAACGATAAGGACACCTTCTATGAAGAACTCAACGCTTTGATATTGAAAATACCCAGCATGTCGGAATTGACGCGAATGCGAAGATTGGACTGGAACTATGCTAGGAAATGCTAGAAATATAGTATTATCCAGTTGAGCGCACATAGGGTAACGAAAACTGTTTAACCTCCTTATGTGGACAGCCGGGGTTCAATATAATTTATCACGTTCAAGAGGACCCTTACGACAGCTCACGTAGAACGAACCCTTTTGATACGTAAAGAGTAGCACAAGCGAAAGATGAGAGCCCTCAAACTTCAGCGGTGCTAcattctgacgaggaacattcccCAGTCGGATAtctgaaaatctagagctgtttgggacgtcgctttccactctgaccaccgtccactttttctcagcttcaaTACACAACTAACTCCATAGTGGAAACCGAAGATCGAAATTCCAACCGAAAGCGACATGGCAATCCGAAAGATGAGGATACAGAACGAAATTGTGCCAACGTCTGTCTATTCATGATATTCATGATGGAGCACAGACAAGAAAGAAGCTTTGTGTccagattccttcacaaagtgaaTTCAGGACGCCACAAGGTTTCGGTTTCAATGCCGGGGAAGAAGTTCGAGCTGCATCTGTGAAAACAGTATTCACGTATAATTCTGCATGTGTCGCCTCAGCACTGGCGATAGCAAAAACGTAAGGAAGAAAGTCATTTTGtcaactgcaaaaaaagaagactaaCTCTGGGGAAGCGTATGCTCTATTTAAACAGTATAGCGAAAAGGTGAAAAGATGTTCATCAGCTCTCAACGCTGCCAAATGGAATGGTCGTCTGTAAAGCAATCTTACCAACTTGGAATTGGGAAGCCCCGACAGCTTCTGAATTCGAGCAGATTCAGAGACCCACATGAGTGGTTGACGAAGAACCACCGTACAAAGCAAAGTCTCTTATCTATattcaaaagataaatggaGACAATCTGGTGAAGCTGATGGAATTAGTGCAATGCTGAAATAACTTCTTCCGTCTGGAATAGCCCAGTGTTTAGACGGATATAATAATTAAGTGTGAGAATAACTGATGATAACGGCCAACCGAGCGAATTCGCAATAGGTTCATTCACAACGTATTCGGCCAGCATGAATCCGTGAATATCATTCGCATGTTTCTGTGTGGCTACTTCAGTTCGATATTGGTTCAGCGTCTGGAAGTAAATCCTAGGTCTCCTTGTATTCAATATTGCTGATAACGGCGTTTTCTAACACTTACTGATGTAAACTTATGCATTATTTGCTGCCAAAGTTCACGTATTTTTAGGCCACGTATCTGGAAGAAAGCGTTTCCACACGGCCTTCTCATACACAGTCCTTCAGCTTTGCATGCGGATTTTATTATCTTCGAAAAGTGACATCTTATTTGCTGACCAAAAATACCCTACAAAAGCCCATCTGCAGAGTCCGcttcaaaaatcacaaaaaaaaaatcgcaaaaaaaggaacacacCCGACAGATCCCCATCAAGAAATTTGCGGTTCTGAACGGATCCCTACGGACAACCATTGCCGAGTTCATGTGTAAAAATGATGCAGCATGGAAGCGGAAAGAATATTTTGATGTCGCCTTATCACATATCTGTTTAAGAACCAGGACGGACATGTTCCAGTCTGTCCTAACTTCATTACTATCCTTCAAACTACCAGATCCCTATACCTACGCTCATGGCTCTCCTCACTGTTACCGCCAAAGTCAACCTTAACCTACTCCATACTGTTCCACTGCAGTGAAATTGCCGGTGCAACAGCAACAGTGCCGCTTGTGCGCTCTTTCTCAGTTTTCGCAACACACTCATTCTACATCCCtattcttgtttatttattagttgttGTTTCTTGTATTTCCATCAATATCGATCGGTCTCAATGGTGCTGCCGATGTATTTGCAGGCCAGAACAACTTAAATATCGGTGCAATTGTGTAAATGGCTcggtggtcccaccttgattacAGATACCGTTCTCCACCGCTCCGCCTCGACGCCCTTACAGCTACGAcgagtttcaggtcgttttgtgGCTCGACAACAATTGCTTTCGTTCAAAGCTTCAAGTAGTTCAGTTGATTATGTCAATATTTCGTCAATCTTGCATCGAAAATAGCTGCAACTTAAGATatgaaaagataaagtgtctggcgttaatcaatcattccgcttgggatgcgcccccacgttcactttaattcagaatcgtttgaag is part of the Necator americanus strain Aroian chromosome V, whole genome shotgun sequence genome and encodes:
- a CDS encoding hypothetical protein (NECATOR_CHRV.G17771.T2), which codes for MVVRRDPFRTANFLMGICRGIFGQQIRCHFSKIIKSACKAEGLCMRRPCGNAFFQIRGLKIRELWQQIMHKFTSTLNQYRTEVATQKHANDIHGFMLAEYVVNEPIANSLGVTRYDVEDLFDDMAKDGYSNEKFSTVVYDQDRLVAICLCRVETYKNNEETVQQEIDVDNHDFAEEIFNGPYRQRNANQLFTFLKTLEHREKQLLGTGVKVFKINALCVHSSYRGRGIAKALTRKAIELARSEGCDWVASAVTSFQSEEILRKMQFQTLYEIPFEIFREYGQPVFNHLPDFGDSGKFMALRLKSKN